TTCGAGAAGGTGGTGGCCGCGTTGCCCGCGCAGCGCCGCGCCGCCGCGCCGGTGCCGCCTTCGTCCACCCTGGGCGGTCGCACGCCCGAGCAGCGCCCCGGCGTGCCGCGCATCGTGGGCGACCACCCCGCCGTGCGCCGCGTGCTGGCCCTGGCCCGCCAGGTGGCGCCCTCGCGCGCCACGGTGCTCATTTCCGGAGAATCGGGCACCGGCAAGGAAATGTTCGCGCGGTTCCTGCACGGCTGGAGCGACCGGGCCGAAGGCCCCTTCGTGGCCGTGAACTGCGCCGCCCTGCCGGAACATCTGCTGGAAAGCGAACTGTTCGGCCACGAGAAGGGATCGTTCACCGGAGCCATTGCCCGCAAGCTGGGCAAGTTCGAACTGGCCAACGGCGGCACGATCCTGCTGGACGAAATTTCCGAGATGGACCTTGGCCTGCAAGCCAAGCTGCTGCGCGTGTTGCAGGAAAGCGAGATTGACCGCGTGGGCGGCACCGAGACCGTGAAGGTGGACGTGCGCGTGCTGGCCACCACCAACCGCGACCTGGACGACTGGGTGAAGCAGGGCAAGTTCCGGCAGGACCTGTTCTTTCGCCTGAACGTGATCCCCCTGCGCCTGCCCGCCCTGCGCGAGCGTGGCGACGACGTGGTGGTGCTGGCCCGGCATTTTGCCGCCACCTACGTGCGCGAGTACGGCCTTGCCACCGCCGAGTTTTCGCCCGAGGCCGAGGAATGGCTGCAACACTACGACTGGCCGGGCAACGTGCGCGAATTGCAGAACCTCATGGAACGCGCGGTGCTGCTGGCCGGTGGGCGGCCCATCACCACCCGGCACTTCCTGCTCGACCCCGACACCTGGCCGCTGTTCGAAGAAGGCGACCTGCCCTTCGGTGCCGATGAAGGCGGAGGCGCCGTTCCGGCTGGGGCGGGAGCGGACGGGGCTGGCGATGCATTCGGCTCTTCCGGGTTTTCCGCCGATGGCGGCCAGGCTGGCGGGGCCGACGGCGGCTCCTTCCCCGGCGGGGTCATTCCCCTGCACGAGATGGAGCGCATCATGATCCTGAAGGGGCTGGAGGTCACCTCCGGCAACCGCACCCAGGCGGCGGAGCTGCTGGGCATCTCGGTGCGCACCCTGCGCAACAAGCTCAACGAATACCGCGGAATGGGCATAGAAGTTGCCTGACGCCCCTTGCGGGCCGCGGTGATGTGCACTACACCGGACAAACCGCCCGGAACCCCTCGTGCGGGTTCGCGGGCGGTTGCGGCATGATGGCCCGGGCATCGGACACCGCCCTGTCGGCAGGTTCCGCCGTGACGTTGGCCATGGCGTTGGCAATGACGTGGTCGTGACGTGGTCGTGACGTTGGCCATGACGTCGGTCGTGATGCCTGGCGTGACGCCTGGCGGCTGGCGCGGCATTTTGCCGGATGATCCACCGGCGTCTTGCCAGACGTTCTGCATGCCGTAGAACCGATGTTTCGCGGCTGCCGGATCGGCATCCGGCCCGCAATCATGCGATGCAATGTGTCCCAGGGACCTTCGGCCCGCCGGACGAATCAGCTTACGGGCGGCGCGGGTGCGCACGCCATACCGGCAACGCCGAATCCACGAGGGGTAGCATGTCCATGAACCTTACGCAGAAGATCATCGCGGCGCATCTCGTCAGCGGAGAGATGGCCCCGGGGGCCGAAATCGGCCTGCGCATCGACCAGACCCTGACCCAGGACGCCACCGGCACCATGGCCTATCTCCAGTTCGAGGCCATGGGCGTTGACCGCGTGCGCACCGATCTTTCGGTGAGCTACGTGGACCACAACACCCTGCAAATGGGCTTTCGCAACCCGGACGACCATCGCTTCCTGCGCACCGTGGCCGCGAAGCACGGCGTGACCTTCTCCCCCCCCGGCACCGGCATCTGTCACCAACTGCACCTGGAAAATTTCGCGCTGCCCGGCGCAACGCTGGTCGGCTCCGACAGCCACACCCCCACGGCGGGCGGCATCGGCAGCCTGGCCATGGGCGCGGGCGGCCTTTCGGTGGCCCTGGCCATGGCGGGTGAACCGTACTTCATCTCCATGCCCCGCGTGGTCAAGGTGCGTCTGGAAGGCCGCCTGACCGGCTGGGCCTCTGCCAAGGACGTCATCCTGCACCTGCTGGGCCTGCTCACGGTCAAGGGCGGGGTGGGCAAGGTGTTCGAATTCGCCGGGCCGGGCGTGGCCACCCTGAGCGTGCCCGAACGCGCGGTGATCACCAACATGGGGGCGGAACTGGGGGCCACGGCTTCGCTGTTCCCCAGCGACGAACGCACCCGCGCCTTCCTGGCCTCCATGGATCGCGAGGGCGACTGGAAGGAACTCTGCGCCGACGCGGACGCCGCCTACGACGACGAGATCGTCATCGACCTTTCCGCGCTGGTGCCGCTGGTGGCCCAGCCGCACATGCCCGACCGGGTGGTGCCCGTGGCCGAACTGGCGGGCCTTTCCGTGGATCAGGTGGCCATCGGCTCGTGCACCAACTCGTCCTATGCCGACATGCGCATGGTGGCCGAGGTGCTGCGCGGCAGGATGGTGCACGTGGGCACCGACACCATGGTCTCGCCCGGCTCCAAGCAGGTGCTGAAGATGCTGGCCGCCGAAGGCCTGGTGGAACCGCTGCTGGACGCGGGCGTGCGCATCCTTGAATGTTCGTGCGGGCCGTGCATCGGCATGGGCGGATCGCCCGTGTCGGGCGGGGTCAGCGTGCGCACCTTCAACCGCAATTTCGAAGGCCGCAGCGGCACCAAGGACGCCAAGGTGTACCTGGTTTCGCCGCTTA
This genomic window from Nitratidesulfovibrio sp. SRB-5 contains:
- a CDS encoding aconitate hydratase; this encodes MSMNLTQKIIAAHLVSGEMAPGAEIGLRIDQTLTQDATGTMAYLQFEAMGVDRVRTDLSVSYVDHNTLQMGFRNPDDHRFLRTVAAKHGVTFSPPGTGICHQLHLENFALPGATLVGSDSHTPTAGGIGSLAMGAGGLSVALAMAGEPYFISMPRVVKVRLEGRLTGWASAKDVILHLLGLLTVKGGVGKVFEFAGPGVATLSVPERAVITNMGAELGATASLFPSDERTRAFLASMDREGDWKELCADADAAYDDEIVIDLSALVPLVAQPHMPDRVVPVAELAGLSVDQVAIGSCTNSSYADMRMVAEVLRGRMVHVGTDTMVSPGSKQVLKMLAAEGLVEPLLDAGVRILECSCGPCIGMGGSPVSGGVSVRTFNRNFEGRSGTKDAKVYLVSPLTAAMAALHGQFTDPATWGTPPAQPELPAKAPSIRHLFAFPPADGSGVEVLRGPNIVALEQFTPMDDTVTAPVVIKLGDDITTDHIMPAGAEITSLRSNVPAIAQHVFGRVDADFVARARAAGTGVIVAGDNYGQGSSREHAALAPRHLGIRAVIVRSLARIHRANLVNFGILPLILCDRTDYDKLAVGGTVTIPASAITAGGEVDVQVEGVGAIRVRNDLTQKELDIIRAGGLLNHVRLSRKQ
- a CDS encoding sigma-54-dependent transcriptional regulator, with protein sequence MSARRILFLAPATAVTRIFPKLRDAGFEVGIAENLKGASAFIRKSGPAVIFSRPSLPGYKVDDLLAVGADDPAFPPVIVFAEKGSAEEAERCLSLGARDYWLEPLLFEKVVAALPAQRRAAAPVPPSSTLGGRTPEQRPGVPRIVGDHPAVRRVLALARQVAPSRATVLISGESGTGKEMFARFLHGWSDRAEGPFVAVNCAALPEHLLESELFGHEKGSFTGAIARKLGKFELANGGTILLDEISEMDLGLQAKLLRVLQESEIDRVGGTETVKVDVRVLATTNRDLDDWVKQGKFRQDLFFRLNVIPLRLPALRERGDDVVVLARHFAATYVREYGLATAEFSPEAEEWLQHYDWPGNVRELQNLMERAVLLAGGRPITTRHFLLDPDTWPLFEEGDLPFGADEGGGAVPAGAGADGAGDAFGSSGFSADGGQAGGADGGSFPGGVIPLHEMERIMILKGLEVTSGNRTQAAELLGISVRTLRNKLNEYRGMGIEVA